The proteins below are encoded in one region of Bombus vancouverensis nearcticus chromosome 8, iyBomVanc1_principal, whole genome shotgun sequence:
- the LOC117164860 gene encoding rap guanine nucleotide exchange factor 2 isoform X10 yields MIVIDYPEVHGGRMHRPPHPHPITDHRQVNLVFDDTFSQGLTGRPELYQKSNRSSHSSDTSSAYSGSDTMTSVQGSLDADADDVDLSGLVESIVDSDEEEDLAESMDSLTVRDPVRECLEKDPMERTEDDIETLLEFTQQLKAFTNMTLAVRRALCAVMVFAVVERAGMIVLNDGEELDSWSVLINGAVEIEHSNGEIEQLHLGDSFGILPTMERLLHRGVMRTKCDDCQFVCVTQADYFRIQHQGEENTRRHEENGRVILVTELRGALDGGARRGHVVIRGTPERLMLQLIEENSITDPTYIEDFLLTHRTFIDSPLLVASQLLEWFDQAQVRDRVARVVLLWVNNHFTDFETDPAMMEFLEAFEAGLEREKMLGQQRLLNIACAAKARTRNVTLARPTRDEVLHFSILGGYERGFGIFISKVDKKSKAEDVGLKRGDQILEVNGQSFEHVSHARALEILRGSTHLSITVKSNLLAFKEMLQMPDDSPRPRGRANKPEISRIQTDPRARLSTHVDPITPGNPLNPLVGGVPLLIPDSNVSPCKDAKKEHKGFMTLGPKKRFQKALIKMNILPKNTIKSDSFYSDGVHVDDPLAPPHTPPGTGLSQTTNLYHSKSNPDLTSLYCYDDLRAPDYPEHVLKVYKADQTCKYLLIHKETTAHEVVMLALQEFGITAAEGSSNFSLAEVSVGEGGMIKQRRLPDQLQNLAERIGLSSRYYLKTNGISETFVADEQAPELIRESQVHFLQLNAVEVAIQLTLQDFSIFRQIESTEYVDDLFELKSRYGVPMLRQFAELVNREMFWVVTEVCSEHNLVRRSKIIKQFIKIARQCKECKNFNSMFAIVSGLGHGAVSRLRASWEKLPSKYQRLFSDLQELMDPSRNMSKYRQLVASEQTQPPIIPFYPVVKKDLTFIHLGNDSRVEGLVNFEKLRMIAKEVRTLTNMCSSPYDLSIMLERGGQPPSSAMVALNQMTTGNQVLQCPGGQTATVKRRKKSTAAPNPKKMFEEAQMVRRVKAYLANMKVITDEERLHALSVECEPHAGTAAVAAAVPLSASRGRRHPSPTLSTTSSASSTSEGRKSIQGTKFGAASPQAVRKMLALSDPHKTRPYQPKHCPPALPVPGLALHSSGLEPSPGAPRRVGSGSRVPMHERSHSDTPSSLPPPVDLSAESSSVTSLSNLQPLRKTLTSGSVTSSDSGHSTQLDSHSGSSVEAGGSPPPPQRRHSAMQGTTGLGVGVGLGVPAALPPPGVGTTIMTTMTTMTTMTSMTTMRPGIGSTQCRQPPAYKVAAQMARLHRLGRAHSHEGVTYRNDHEDDDEDAQVSAV; encoded by the exons ATCGACTATCCAGAAGTGCATGGAGGAAGGATGCATCGACCACCGCACCCTCATCCCATAACCGACCATCGACAGGTCAACTTGGTCTTCGATGATACG TTTTCTCAAGGCCTGACAGGCAGGCCAGAGCTGTATCAAAAGTCCAATAGAAGCAGCCATTCGAGTGACACAAGCTCAGCATACAGTGGTTCAGACACCATGACATCTGTACAAGGTTCATTAGATGCAGATGCAGACGATGTTGATCTTTCAGGTCTTGTTGAATCTATAGTAGACAGCGATGAAGAGGAAGATCTTGCAGAAAGCATGGAT AGCTTGACTGTTCGTGATCCAGTCAGAGAATGTTTAGAAAAAGATCCTATGGAAAGGACAGAAGATGATATAGAAACGCTCTTAGAATTCACACAACAACTAAAGGCTTTCACGAATATGACCTTGGCAGTAAGAAGAGCGCTGTGCGCTGTGATGGTGTTTGCAGTGGTTGAACGTGCTGGTATGATAGTTTTGAATGATGGAGAAGAATTAGATAGTTGGAGTGTGCTCATAAATGGTGCTGTGGAAATTGAGCATAGCAATGGAGAAATCGAACAGCTGCACCTTGGTGACAGTTTTGGAATTTTGCCCACTATGGAAAGACTTTTGCATAGAGGTGTAATGAGGACAAA ATGTGATGATTGCCAATTTGTATGTGTTACTCAGGCAGATTATTTTAGAATTCAACATCAAGGAGAAGAAAATACGAGGCGGCATGAAGAGAATGGGAGAGTAATTCTAGTAACAGAATTAAGGGGTGCTTTAGATGGCGGAGCACGCAGAGGTCATGTAGTTATCCGCGGAACTCCTGAACGTTTAATGTTACAACTTATCGAAGAAAACAGTATTACCGATCCCACTTATATAGAAGATTTCTTATTAACGCATCGAACATTTATCGATAGTCCTTTATTAGTTGCGAGTCAATTGTTAGAATGGTTTGATCAAGCACAAGTCAGAGATAGAGTTGCCCGTGTGGTACTTCTTTGGGTAAATAATCATTTTACTGATTTTGAAACTGATCCCGCCATGATGGAATTTTTGGAAGCATTTGAAGCCGGTTTGGAAAGAGAAAAAATGCTAGGACAACAAAG ATTATTAAACATTGCGTGTGCAGCAAAAGCAAGAACGCGGAATGTAACATTAGCAAGGCCTACAAGGGACGAGGTTTTGCATTTTAGTATTTTGGGCGGATATGAAAGAGGTTTCggcatttttatttcaaaagtGGATAAAAAGTCAAAGGCTGAAGATGTTGGCTTGAAACGTGGTGATCAGATTTTAGAAGTAAATGGACAGAGTTTTGAGCACGTGAGTCACGCCAGGGCTCTTGAAATCTTAAGGGGATCTACTCATCTTAGTATAACTGTTAAATCAAACTTACTTG CGTTTAAAGAAATGCTTCAGATGCCAGATGACTCGCCGAGGCCGCGGGGAAGAGCAAACAAACCTGAAATTTCAAGAATACAAACAGATCCACGTGCAAGGTTGTCCACGCATGTAGATCCGATAACTCCAGGAAATCCACTGAATCCTTTAGTAGGCGGTGTTCCACTGTTAATACCTGATTCTAATGTTTCTCCCTGTAAAGATGCTAAAAAAGAGCATAAAGGATTCATGACGCTTGGACCGAAAAAGAGATTTCAAAAAGCTcttataaaaatgaatatactGCCAAAGAATACTATTAA gAGTGATTCATTTTACAGTGATGGTGTACATGTAGACGATCCTCTCGCACCCCCTCATACACCACCGGGAACAGGACTTTCACAGACTACTAACCTTTATCATTCGAAAAGTAATCCTGACCTTACGTCGTTATATTGTTATGACGACTTAAGGGCGCCTGATTATCCAGAACACGTTTTGAAGGTTTACAAAGCCGATCAAACTTGTAAATATCTTCTTATTCACAAGGAAACAACGGCGCACGAG gtGGTAATGCTAGCTCTCCAAGAATTTGGTATAACCGCTGCCGAAGGCAGTTCGAATTTCTCCTTGGCTGAAGTTAGCGTTGGAGAAGGAGGAATGATTAAACAACGCAGGTTACCTGATCAGTTGCAAAATCTTGCAGAAAGAATTGGCTTAAGTTCAAGGTATTATTTAAAAACTAACGGTATCTCGGAGACGTTCGTAGCAGATGAACAAGCGCCAGAACTTATACGCGAATCTCAGGTTCACTTCTTACAATTAAATGCTGTTGAAGTTGCAATTCAATTGACTTTACAAGATTTCAGTATATTCAG acaaatagaATCTACGGAATACGTGGATGATTTATTCGAATTGAAGAGTAGATATGGAGTGCCAATGCTCAGGCAGTTTGCAGAACTAGTCAACAGAGAAATGTTTTGGGTTGTGACAGAAGTTTGTTCTGAACACAATCTTGTTCGAcgtagtaaaataataaaacaatttataaaaatagcCC GACAATGTAAAGAATGCAAAAATTTCAATTCCATGTTTGCGATTGTGTCTGGCTTGGGTCATGGGGCTGTCTCAAGATTAAGAGCTTCTTGGGAGAAACTGCCAAGTAAATATCAAAGGCTATTTAGTGACTTACAAGAATTAATGGACCCGAGCCGTAACATGAGCAAATACCGACAATTAGTAGCATCTGAACAAACGCAACCTCCTATA ATTCCATTTTATCCAGTAGTAAAGAAGGATTTAACGTTCATACACCTTGGTAACGATTCCAGAGTGGAAGGTTTGGTAAATTTCGAAAAACTGAGGATGATAGCGAAAGAAGTGAGAACGTTAACGAACATGTGTTCTTCACCCTACGATCTATCAATAATGTTAGAAAGAGGTGGCCAGCCACCTAGTTCTGCCATGGTTGCGTTAAATCAAATGACTACTGGAAATCAAG TGTTGCAATGTCCAGGAGGACAAACGGCAACAGTAAAAAGGCGGAAAAAGTCTACCGCTGCACCAAATCCGAAGAAAATGTTCGAAGAGGCTCAAATGGTTCGAAGAGTGAAAGCGTACCTTGCCAACATGAAAGTAATAACTGACGAGGAACGATTACATGCTTTGTCTGTGGAATGCGAACCTCATGCAGGAACTGCCGCAGTAGCCGCAGCGGTACCTCTCAGTGCAAGCAGAGGAAGAAGGCATCCTTCGCCTACTTTGTCGACTACAAGTAGTGCTAGCAGCACCAGTGAAGGTAGAAAGAGTATACAAG GTACAAAGTTTGGAGCTGCATCGCCACAAGCAGTACGGAAAATGTTAGCACTTTCTGATCCGCACAAAACTCGTCCGTATCAACCGAAACATTGCCCACCAGCACTTCCAGTGCCTGGATTGGCATTGCATTCCAGCGGATTGGAGCCTAGTCCCGGTGCACCTAGGAGAGTAGGATCTGGTAGCCGAGTTCCTATGCATGAGAGATCCCATAGCGATACTCCTTCCAGTTTACCACCACCTGTCGATCTCAGTGCTGAAAGTAGTAGCGTAACCAGCTTGAGCAATCTTCAACCGTTAAGAAAAACGTTGACCAGTG GTTCGGTGACGAGCAGTGACAG